A single region of the Pararge aegeria chromosome 18, ilParAegt1.1, whole genome shotgun sequence genome encodes:
- the LOC120631403 gene encoding 26S proteasome non-ATPase regulatory subunit 1: MNITSAAGIISLLDEPMHEVKEFALKRLDNIVDEFWPEISESIEKIEILHEDKVFSQHQLAALVASKVYYHLGAFEDSLTYALGAGNLFDVNARNEYVDTTIAKAIDFYTQKRKAHFIDSATAEPIDPRLEAIVNRMFQRCLEDGQYRQALGLALETRRMDIFEESIMKSDDIAGMLQYAFTVAMSLLQNKGFRSTVLRSLVGLYRGLNIPDYVNMCQCLIFLEDPLSVAEILDKLTHGPTDSVLMAYQIAFDLYDSATQQFLGRVLQALRITAPIPSALGGKPQPQGGPFPEASMEVDPTPTEEAKKPERDIDSLNDAEKEHQRRVEKLISILGGDVSIGLQLQFLIRSNHADMLILKNTKDAIRVSICHTATVIANAFMHAGTTSDQFLRDNLEWLARATNWAKLTVTASLGVIHRGHEGESLALMQSYLPKEAGPSSGYSEGGGLYALGLIHANHGANIIDYLLTQLKDAQNEMVRHGGCLGLGLAAMGTHRQDVYEQLKFNLYQDDAVTGEAAGIAMGMVMLGSRHAAAIEDMVAYAQETQHEKILRGLAVGISFTMYGRLEEADALVEQLLRDKDPLLRRTGCYTIATAYCGTGNNDSIRTLLHVAVSDVNDDVRRAAVTALGFLLFRTPEQCPSVVSLLAESYNPHVRYGAAMALGIACAGTGNREAIGLLEPMVKFDPVNFVRQGALIASAMILIQQTEALCPKVTYFRQLYAQVISNKHEDVMAKFGAILAQGIIDAGGRNVTVSLQNRTGHMNMLAVVGMLVFTQYWYWFPLAHCLSLAFTPTCLIALNTDLKMPQLELKSNSKPSLYAYPAPLEEKKREERERVTTAVLSIAAARARRRAHTTEGSTSSSVTSSTTSKMDVDEEEKKPSKSPNPNITVHGKSDKDAGTSKETKKEDKEGEEKESKEKKEPEPNFEILSNPARVMRQQLKTLSVVDGSGYIPLKDVTIGGIVMLNHSGDDEQVLVEPVAAFGPKTEEEKEPEPPEPFEYLDD; this comes from the exons atgaacATAACATCAGCCGCAGGGATAATATCCCTGCTAGATGAACCGATGCACGAAGTGAAAGAGTTCGCACTGAAGAGGTTGGACAACATCGTCGATGAATTTTGGCCGGAGATATCTGAATCCATTGAAAAGATTGAGATTTTGCATGAGGATAAGGTATTTTCTCAGCATCAGCTTGCTGCGTTAGTGGCTAGCAAGGTTTATTACCATTTGGGAGCTTTCGAAGATTCCCTGACATACGCTTTAGGGGCTGGTAATTTGTTCGACGTAAATGCTCGCAATGAGTATGTGGACACCACGATTGCTAAGGCAATCGACTTTTACACGCAAAAGAGGAAGGCTCATTTCATCGATAGTGCAACTGCAGAGCCGATAGACCCGAGGTTAGAAGCGATCGTCAACCGAATGTTCCAGCGATGCCTTGAAGATGGTCAGTACCGCCAGGCGCTAGGTCTGGCATTGGAGACTCGGCGGATGGACATTTTCGAGGAGTCCATCATGAAATCTGATGACATAGCTG GTATGCTTCAGTACGCCTTCACCGTAGCAATGAGTCTTCTCCAGAACAAAGGTTTTCGCAGCACAGTTCTCAGATCTCTTGTTGGTTTATACAGAGGACTGAACATCCCAGATTATGTCAACATGTGTCAGTGTCTCATTTTCTTGGAAGATCCTTTATCAGTAGCAGAAATACTTGACAAACTGACCCACGGCCCAACAGATTCTGTCCTTATGGCTTATCAAATAGCTTTTGATTTGTATGATTCAGCTACACAGCAATTCCTAGGCAGGGTTTTACAGGCACTTAGAATAACAGCACCAATACCAAGTGCCCTTGGAGGAAAACCACAGCCACAAGGTGGCCCCTTCCCAGAGGCTTCAATGGAAGTAGACCCAACACCAACAGAAGAAGCGAAGAAACCTGAAAGAGATATAGACAGCCTTAATGATGCTGAGAAAGAACATCAAAGGAGGGTAGAAAAGTTAATATCCATATTAGGTGGAGATGTATCTATAGGTTTACAGTTACAATTCTTAATTAGGTCAAACCATGCAGATATGCTTATCTTGAAAAATACAAAGGATGCCATTAGAGTCTCAATTTGTCATACAGCAACAGTTATTGCTAATGCATTTATGCATGCAGGAACTACAAGTGACCAATTTTTGAGGGATAACTTAGAGTGGTTGGCGAGAGCTACAAACTGGGCTAAATTGACTGTAACAGCATCACTTGGGGTAATTCACAGAGGCCATGAAGGTGAATCCTTAGCTCTTATGCAGTCTTATTTACCTAAAGAGGCGGGTCCATCATCAGGGTATTCCGAAGGTGGTGGGCTCTATGCTTTGGGTTTAATCCATGCTAACCATGGAGCCAATATCATTGACTATCTTTTAACGCAATTAAAAGATGCGCAAAATGAGATGGTGCGCCATGGAGGATGTCTGGGTCTAGGCCTAGCTGCCATGGGTACCCACAGGCAGGATGTGTATGAACAACTCAAGTTTAATCTATATCAAGATGATGCAGTGACTGGTGAAGCAGCAGGGATAGCTATGGGAATGGTCATGTTAGGCTCACGACACGCTGCAGCCATCGAAGATATGGTCGCTTACGCCCAGGAGACTCAACACGAGAAAATTCTTAGAGGCTTAGCTGTGGGTATTTCCTTCACGATGTATGGACGGCTTGAAGAAGCTGATGCACTCGTTGAACAGTTATTGAGAGACAAGGATCCATTGTTGCGTCGGACTGGGTGTTATACTATTGCCACTGCATATTGTGGTACTGGAAATAATGATTCCATCCGCACTTTGCTTCACGTTGCCGTCTCCGATGTTAATGACGATGTTCGTCGTGCAGCTGTTACAGCTCTCGGTTTCCTACTATTCAGAACTCCTGAACAATGCCCGTCTGTTGTTTCACTTTTAGCTGAATCCTACAACCCTCACGTCCGTTATGGCGCTGCGATGGCTTTAGGTATCGCTTGCGCAGGCACGGGAAATCGAGAAGCCATTGGCCTTTTAGAACCTATGGTTAAATTCGACCCTGTTAACTTCGTCAGGCAAGGTGCACTGATCGCATCCGCCATGATCTTAATTCAGCAAACTGAAGCCCTTTGCCCCAAAGTCACATATTTCCGACAGCTTTATGCACAAGTTATATCTAACAAACATGAGGATGTTATGGCCAAGTTCGGCGCTATTCTTGCGCAGGGTATTATTGACGCTGGTGGTCGTAATGTCACTGTTTCCCTTCAGAACAGAACTGGGCACATGAATATGTTAGCTGTAGTTGGAATGTTAGTTTTCACCCAGTACTGGTATTGGTTCCCACTCGCCCACTGTCTCTCACTTGCTTTCACACCAACCTGTCTGATTGCTCTTAATACTGACTTGAAAATGCCTCAGTTGGAACTCAAATCAAACTCGAAACCGTCATTATACGCTTATCCAGCGCCGCTGGAAGAGAAAAAACGTGAGGAAAGGGAAAGAGTAACTACTGCTGTACTGAGTATTGCCGCCGCGAGGGCTCGCAGGCGAGCGCATACAACTGAAGGATCTACCAGCAGTAGCGTGACTTCATCTACGACATCAAAAATGGATGTCGACGAAGAAGAAAAGAAACCTTCTAAATCTCCTAATCCTAATATAACGGTTCATGGAAAATCTGACAAAGATGCTGGAACAtctaaagaaacaaagaaagaaGACAAAGAGGGAGAGGAAAAAGAGAGTAAGGAAAAGAAAGAGCCTGAACCGAACTTTGAAATACTTAGTAATCCAGCCAGGGTTATGAGACAACAGCTGAAGACCTTATCCGTTGTTGATGGTTCAGGATATATCCCATTAAAAGATGTTACT